In the genome of bacterium, one region contains:
- a CDS encoding DUF5320 domain-containing protein, which produces MPRGDGTGPMGMGPMTGRGAGYCAGFGAPGYMNPSGGRGFGFGRGRGFGRGFGFGRGFGRGMGGRRFFGNPYCGTAPFAGYPMAPAYPDPYADPYAVWQATPKQEMEILQSQAEMLDEQLAGIKKRIEELEKSAEKDK; this is translated from the coding sequence ATGCCAAGAGGAGATGGAACAGGACCAATGGGCATGGGACCAATGACAGGAAGAGGAGCAGGATATTGTGCTGGTTTTGGTGCTCCCGGTTATATGAATCCTTCTGGTGGTAGAGGATTTGGATTTGGTAGAGGCAGAGGATTTGGCAGAGGGTTCGGTTTCGGTAGAGGATTTGGTAGAGGAATGGGTGGTAGAAGGTTCTTCGGAAATCCTTACTGTGGAACTGCCCCTTTTGCAGGATATCCTATGGCGCCGGCTTACCCAGACCCTTACGCTGACCCATACGCTGTATGGCAAGCGACACCTAAGCAGGAAATGGAAATTCTTCAATCGCAGGCAGAAATGCTTGACGAACAACTTGCAGGTATAAAGAAAAGAATTGAAGAATTAGAGAAGTCAGCTGAAAAAGATAAGTAA
- a CDS encoding GNAT family N-acetyltransferase: MIVNSNQQYISQLKHIWKTIFNDSDGYIKLFFEQKYKHNETLLDVKDGRIRGMVFFPSYNIKVYDTVYKSGYLCGAATLPEYRGQGVMEGLMQESFRLMSVRGDTFSVLIPANTSLYGFYSRFGYKPLLKRGVKTYSKLCYTDEKSNIKLIEIDSPDRIMPIYESIISTHKVVVLQDFSTYNVAINIYKQYGKIYIIKELKTNLDIGYLFCEYYTDNRKLWVKEIMLTQNFLRETVKTLTNKFNPKTIVVEGLYRGLLPFETVSTVGMLKTLNGSSDLKFIEDGNPYINMMLD, translated from the coding sequence ATGATTGTAAATTCAAACCAACAATATATATCTCAACTTAAACATATCTGGAAAACTATTTTTAATGACTCCGACGGATACATAAAACTTTTTTTTGAGCAAAAATATAAACATAATGAAACCCTTCTGGATGTAAAAGATGGCAGAATTAGGGGCATGGTGTTTTTTCCAAGTTATAACATAAAGGTGTATGATACTGTTTATAAGTCTGGATATTTATGTGGCGCAGCTACATTACCTGAATATAGAGGACAAGGAGTTATGGAAGGTCTTATGCAAGAATCTTTCCGTTTAATGAGTGTAAGAGGAGATACCTTTTCTGTTTTAATACCTGCCAATACAAGTCTGTATGGATTTTACTCAAGGTTTGGTTATAAACCATTACTTAAAAGAGGAGTTAAGACCTATTCTAAACTATGCTATACTGACGAAAAGAGCAATATTAAACTTATTGAAATAGATTCTCCCGACAGGATTATGCCTATATACGAAAGCATTATCTCCACTCATAAGGTTGTAGTTTTACAAGATTTTTCTACTTATAATGTTGCTATCAATATTTATAAGCAGTATGGAAAAATATATATTATAAAAGAACTTAAAACCAACCTTGATATAGGATATCTTTTTTGTGAATATTATACGGATAATAGAAAGTTATGGGTTAAAGAGATAATGTTAACACAGAACTTTTTGAGAGAAACAGTAAAAACTCTTACAAACAAGTTTAATCCTAAAACTATTGTAGTGGAAGGTTTGTATAGAGGTCTTTTACCGTTTGAAACTGTTTCTACAGTAGGTATGTTAAAAACGCTTAATGGTTCTTCTGATTTGAAATTTATTGAAGATGGCAACCCTTATATAAATATGATGCTCGATTAA
- a CDS encoding NifB/NifX family molybdenum-iron cluster-binding protein: protein MKICITSEGKELTSNLDPRFGRAAYFIFYDTETDEFEALANDNTTGMGGVGIQSGQLMAEKGVELVLTGNLGPNAAGVLEQAGIKAITGVSGKIEEVIENYKKGNLKEKAGPTNPSVTSKFGMDKKDK, encoded by the coding sequence ATGAAAATTTGTATAACGTCTGAAGGAAAAGAACTAACTTCTAATCTTGACCCAAGGTTTGGTAGAGCTGCTTATTTTATTTTTTACGATACCGAAACTGATGAATTTGAGGCTTTAGCTAATGATAATACTACTGGAATGGGTGGGGTAGGAATTCAAAGTGGTCAATTGATGGCTGAGAAAGGTGTTGAATTGGTCTTAACAGGTAACCTTGGTCCTAATGCTGCTGGAGTACTGGAACAAGCAGGTATAAAAGCCATTACAGGAGTGAGCGGTAAAATAGAAGAAGTAATTGAGAATTATAAGAAAGGCAACCTGAAAGAAAAGGCTGGACCAACAAATCCATCCGTTACCTCTAAGTTTGGAATGGACAAAAAAGATAAATAG
- a CDS encoding NifB/NifX family molybdenum-iron cluster-binding protein: MRFAISTDGENVSPHFGRCLLFTIVDIEDNKVIKKEVLENPGHHPGYLPKYFYQLNIDGIVCGGIGQRAIQLFENFNIKIFSGVDGKIVDVVEKLVKEKLKCGESSCVPGAGKNYGLNKTECDHNKT; the protein is encoded by the coding sequence ATGCGTTTTGCAATTTCTACTGATGGTGAAAACGTATCTCCCCATTTTGGGAGGTGTCTATTATTTACTATTGTTGATATTGAAGACAACAAGGTTATTAAAAAAGAAGTTTTAGAGAACCCCGGTCATCATCCTGGTTATTTACCAAAATATTTTTACCAACTTAATATAGATGGTATTGTTTGTGGTGGTATAGGACAGAGGGCAATACAATTGTTTGAAAATTTTAATATAAAGATTTTTTCTGGAGTTGATGGTAAAATAGTAGATGTAGTGGAAAAGTTGGTAAAAGAAAAATTGAAATGTGGTGAAAGTTCTTGTGTGCCGGGAGCAGGTAAAAATTATGGTTTAAATAAAACTGAGTGCGACCACAATAAGACTTAA
- a CDS encoding DUF5320 domain-containing protein, translating into MPRGDGTGPTGQGPRTGRGAGRGAGGRMGGRAAGPGGFCVCPSCGEKVAHQVGVPCFEKSCPKCGTKMVRG; encoded by the coding sequence ATGCCGAGAGGAGACGGTACAGGACCGACTGGACAAGGACCAAGAACAGGTAGAGGTGCAGGTAGAGGAGCAGGTGGCAGAATGGGCGGTAGAGCTGCAGGTCCAGGTGGATTTTGTGTATGTCCATCTTGTGGAGAGAAAGTTGCTCATCAGGTAGGTGTCCCTTGCTTTGAAAAAAGTTGTCCGAAATGTGGGACTAAAATGGTGAGAGGATAA
- a CDS encoding transcriptional repressor, translating into MRHGNPWFKERLIAAGFRNTESRTVILNILSRTSHHLSAEDVYFLVRSINPSIGVATVYRTLDLLTKMGIVQKFDFGEGKARYELVKKEKENSLHHHLICTRCKKIIDCTNIANEGKELVKKTGEILSKIHNFSINSHIINFYGICEDCNCRHSCPTNRTQSK; encoded by the coding sequence ATGAGACACGGCAACCCATGGTTTAAAGAAAGATTAATAGCGGCTGGTTTTAGAAATACAGAATCAAGAACTGTTATTCTGAATATTCTTAGCAGAACTTCGCACCATTTGAGTGCTGAAGATGTATATTTTTTGGTAAGAAGCATAAACCCATCTATTGGAGTTGCCACTGTATATCGCACCCTTGATTTGTTGACAAAAATGGGAATTGTTCAAAAATTCGATTTTGGAGAGGGTAAGGCAAGATATGAACTTGTTAAAAAGGAGAAAGAAAATTCACTCCACCATCATCTTATATGTACCAGATGTAAAAAGATTATAGATTGTACTAATATTGCTAACGAAGGGAAGGAACTGGTAAAAAAGACTGGAGAAATTCTTTCAAAAATACATAACTTTTCTATTAATAGTCATATTATAAATTTTTATGGAATTTGTGAAGACTGTAATTGTAGGCATAGTTGCCCAACAAATAGAACACAGTCTAAGTAA